The Anomalospiza imberbis isolate Cuckoo-Finch-1a 21T00152 chromosome 12, ASM3175350v1, whole genome shotgun sequence genome contains the following window.
TGGGCCCAGCTGGAGGCCAAGGCAGGACATACTCCTTGCTGGGGTGCTCAAGGCACAGCTATTAGCCATCAGCCTCTCCTGGAACTTTTTCTGCAGGGTCACCTCAATCTTGGCATGTTCACGGTTTCCCCCTGCTCCGGCTCCATTGGTCCGTGGGGCCAGCAGATGATCAAAGTGGAATGCCtcgcagggcaggaggggacatgTGAGGAGCAGCTCTACATTGACATCACGGGCAGAGACCCCAAGGACAATCCCCTCGGCATTCCCTTTACGCTGATTGCCGAGTCCTGCCTCCCAGGTACCTACTGCCCACAGTTCCCTTGGTCTGCTGCTGATCAGCACCTAAACGTGCTGCTTGGATAGAGAGGTATGCTAGCCCTGGTGTCCCACCTTAAAATCCTCAGAGGTTCCAGCCCTCTTCAGGTCCACCAGTGGACTCATCCCTCCCAGGCTGAGAGGGATGCATGGAAGGATAAAAGGAAAGCAATGCTCTCCAAGGCTGAGGTTGACTGAGCTCCATCCTCACAGCCAGCTCCCCCACCCAAGGCTGGGTTTAGCAGTCACCCAGGCAGAAAGGGCTTATCAAGCCTTCTGAGAGGCCAGCAGGGTCCAGACAAATTCATCAGGGAGGCTTCTCCATGCTCATCCCTCTGGTCTGTCCACAGCACTTGTTGAAGATGTCACGTTAATCTTCAAGGAGTACCTGATCTGCAGCAGCACCGACCTCAGCCACAAGCTGCAGTCGGTGAAAGGCACCGGCCTGTTCGTCAGAGATGAGAACAGATTCATCTTCAACAAGGTTCTGGTTGGGCAAGAGGCTGAAGCTCATTTCAGGATCTACAATGCAAGCCATCTTCCATGTGACGTGGTCTTCTCCATCAAACCCCTGCCTGGAGAGGTAAGAACAGGAGGCCAAGGTGATGGTTGCCCTCTAAAGGCTGTGTGAGAGCCTGCTTTGTTCTCCAGATGCATTGCTTCCTGTGGCCCAGACTAGGCTAGCTCAGTGCAGGTCGAACtgcaggagagagcagcagagccagggaacaGTTGTGTGGAATTCTGCATGTCTCGGGCAAGGTTTTGGCTCACACCTCTGGGTCTTCGGTGGGAGAAGTGAATCCTTCTGAACCTCTCTTGGAAGCACATTCGGAGAGGGGCTGTTATGAATTGACATGTCAGGGCTCAAAGCAGAGCATTTCCTCAGGCTCCCtggcttttccttctccttgaAGGCCAGTTCTAGGTTATTGCAGGGTCTTCCATGCAGTGCCCACCTCCCATATAGGCTAGGGCAGCTGCCAACACTCAAAACACACAATGCTTTAGCATCTCCTGGGAGGGAGAGAgcctgcccagggaagcaggaAGGAAGACACAGTGTCTGGGGCTGTTCTCAGTAATGCATTTATGTATAAAACTGTGTCATGTTGAAAGGTGTTTTCTCCTAACACTGCTCTCTGGGTTCCCCCAAGGAAAAGAGCCCTATCAGCAACATTTTCAAGTTGGATCCAGTCAAGGCGTCCGTTCCTGGCTCATCCTGTGCTGTTGCGAGGGTGACCTTCACCCCACCAGACGAGCAGAACTACAACTGCACTTTCACGGCTTCCCTTGACATCCCAAATGGGTAACTGACCCTGTGAAATAATGGGGGAGGCCTCACTGATAGCTGCCTCTCCACTGGGAAGGCACAGACCTCTTGTTAGCTCTAATGCTTTCAGTAGCCTTAGGCAGAGTACTTACCATGAGATGATCTGGGAGTAACTCTTAGATAGAGCAGAAAAATGAGGCTGATGGTTTATTCTGTATGAGAAACTATGAAGACAGGGAAATACTAGGTAGCCAGTTGGAAGTTACTGAgatgtgctgcagctgagctgggcgTTTCCAAGGACAAAGGCTTAGATGAAGCAGTTTCTGTGCCAGCAAGTCAGCAGGcacattttcctctttgtttctgTAAAATTAAGTGATCCTTTGTGATTCCCTGGCATTCATTAAGCTGTTTTATGTCAGTGATTGGAGCTGGTATGAAAGAGGAGCCTAGTTCCTCTGCCCTGGGACCTGTGTACTGGGGCTTTGACTTGCCCTTCATCAACACTTTAGTGGCTGAATTGGAACAAGAGAAGTCTAATTGCTAATAAGCAATTGCTTTTTTACTGTTCTTGGAAATGATCTTTACTGATGGTGACGATGATTTATTTTTGCCTTCTTGCTTTTGTACTGGTTTCATGCTGTACTTTTGCTTGTTGCATAAgtctctcctggctgcagccaggagaTTTGCCATATCTCATCTGGTGCCTCACTATTTACCTGCTGTACTGCATGATTCAAttaagtgaaattatttttaacgGTTATTGTGGAAGGCTCTGGCTCTTTGGAGCAGATTCCTCTTGTGAATGGCCCTGAGCGGATTGGGAAGAGGCTGGTGGGGGGGCTGTGTTGTGGGGTACAGGAGCACCAGGCAGGGAAAACACTGTGGGTGGCCCTTGCTGCTTCACTTGCCCAGTGAGAAATGGGTTAGTGCCAGCTGAAATTGTTTCTgtgcctctcctgcagctctgcggAAATTAAACCCAAAATCCTGACCTTCACCATCAGCGGGAAGGGGCACGAGCCGCAGCTGACAGTCGTGTGCCCGAGTGCTCGCAGCAAGAGGGGAAACGCCGTGCTGCGCTTCAAGAGGCTCCGGCTGGGGGATTCAGAGACGCTGCCCCTGGTCGTCCGTAACAATGGCATCATACCTGTCAAGGTGAGGAGGACCTGCTCAAGGAATGGTCTGGTTTGGGAACAAGTGCTTGTGGCACAGGGGAAGGCTCCCAAAAAAcatgacagagctgggaagaggTGTCAGAAATTCTTTTTAAGCGAGTAACTGACATCTGTTCTCCAAGAAGGGAGTTCTTGGAAATTTTCCATCCAGTCTTTCTTCTTTAAGTTGAACACAAGAAAGGTGGTGGAGTATTTTCCCCCGTCTCTCAGGTCTCCTTCTGTTCTCATGGACATGTGTGATTTCCCAGTTCCACTAGATTGTATTTGATCCCCGTTTCCTACATTTTAAGTAGACTTAGATGTGGTTTCGTTCATGTGGTTACATTCTGCTCATTACTTTCTGTCCTGTTTGCTTGTGTATCAGTTCTATCCAGATGCCTCTGAACAcccttttttccaggctggtTTGATTTAACTTCTGTGCTAAGTGCTGCTTGTAGTGGAAGAGGTGCTGGGTTCCCATGTGGGACCAGCAGCACTGCGGTGTCAGTTCCTGTGCCATCCTGTACTCACCAGTATCGTTGTGCTCTGGGTTCCCTTTTCTCAGTTTATGTTACACCTGGAGGATGAGCATGGAGCGTTCTTCTTGAAAGGCAGGACCTCCACACAG
Protein-coding sequences here:
- the LOC137480994 gene encoding hydrocephalus-inducing protein-like, which produces MFTVSPCSGSIGPWGQQMIKVECLAGQEGTCEEQLYIDITGRDPKDNPLGIPFTLIAESCLPALVEDVTLIFKEYLICSSTDLSHKLQSVKGTGLFVRDENRFIFNKVLVGQEAEAHFRIYNASHLPCDVVFSIKPLPGEVRTGGQGDGCPLKAV